One window from the genome of Bacteroidota bacterium encodes:
- a CDS encoding 5-aminoimidazole-4-carboxamide ribonucleotide transformylase encodes MKLKYGMNPYQDYAEVIDKHNALELKNGNPSVINVLDALNSWQLVKEASRALNTEAATSFKHVTPSGVAIAKDLDETEKQAYLVKHELSGLASSYAQARGTDRLASFGDFIALSHEVDKETAVLIKAEVSDGIVAPGYTKEALEILSAKKKGKYVIFQIDKGYEPEEIESREVFGITIKQKRNNLHVSDDLFSKVVTSSNAITPKILTDLKLGFLTLKYTQSNSICVVNDGHVIGIGSGQQSRILCSNLALSKANIWYQKMLLDYSFLKNYPDLKRTELDQLIEQKRQETFSNQILLNKLTGTCLLSDGFFPQKDNIELANQYGVKFIATPMGSIRDNEIIETADKYGITLIDTGTRLFHH; translated from the coding sequence ATGAAATTAAAGTACGGAATGAATCCTTATCAGGATTATGCAGAAGTAATTGACAAGCACAATGCCTTGGAGCTTAAAAACGGCAATCCTAGTGTAATCAATGTCCTGGATGCCTTAAACTCATGGCAGTTGGTGAAAGAGGCCAGCCGGGCATTAAACACCGAAGCCGCTACTTCATTTAAGCACGTAACCCCTTCCGGAGTGGCAATTGCAAAAGATTTGGATGAAACCGAAAAACAGGCATACCTGGTTAAACATGAGCTATCCGGTTTGGCATCTTCCTATGCCCAGGCACGGGGAACAGACAGGCTCGCTTCCTTTGGCGATTTCATCGCCCTAAGTCACGAGGTGGATAAAGAAACAGCCGTCCTGATTAAAGCCGAAGTTTCTGACGGGATTGTTGCTCCGGGCTATACCAAAGAAGCCCTGGAAATCTTGTCTGCCAAGAAAAAAGGCAAATACGTGATTTTTCAGATCGATAAGGGTTATGAACCTGAAGAAATAGAATCACGGGAGGTTTTCGGCATCACTATAAAGCAAAAGCGGAACAACCTTCATGTTTCAGACGATTTGTTTTCAAAAGTAGTGACTTCGAGCAATGCCATTACACCAAAGATCTTAACAGACCTAAAATTGGGATTCCTTACTCTTAAGTATACCCAGTCGAATTCCATTTGTGTGGTGAACGACGGCCATGTAATAGGCATCGGCTCCGGGCAGCAATCCCGTATCCTCTGTTCAAACCTGGCTTTAAGCAAAGCCAATATCTGGTACCAGAAAATGTTGCTCGATTATTCATTTTTAAAAAACTATCCCGATTTAAAGCGGACAGAATTGGATCAACTTATCGAGCAAAAAAGGCAGGAAACATTTTCCAATCAAATATTGTTGAATAAATTGACCGGTACCTGTTTGCTGTCGGACGGCTTCTTCCCTCAAAAAGACAACATAGAGCTGGCCAATCAATACGGTGTAAAATTCATCGCCACTCCGATGGGTTCAATCCGTGACAACGAAATTATTGAAACAGCCGATAAATACGGCATCACCCTGATCGATACGGGAACAAGATTGTTTCACCATTAA
- a CDS encoding aminopeptidase P family protein: protein MFETSVYTSRRKKLRQLMQNGLVLIMGNQDSPMSYPGNAYRFRQDSSFLYFFGLNLPGLAGVIDLDEGKDMLFGDDVTLEDIIWMGHLPSLKENGSKVGVNIAFPYAELEKVLSEAKSKGRPIHFLPPYRAERTIELERLLGIPHAEVKNHVSEQLIKAVVKLRLVKDEFEIAEVENYLSTATYEMHMAVMHMAKPGVIERTIAGYIEGISLSYGGTVCYPVILTSHGETMHIHSHDNVLKKGDLLLIDAGAETPMGYATDITRTIPVGGKYSQKQKDIYNVVLAGQLGAIAAIKAGVKYMDVHFTASRIIAQGLKDLGLMKGDIDQAVQQGAHALFFSHGIGHSLGLDVHDMEDLGEDYVGYDEETHRSNIFGTAYLRIGKKLEAGNIVTVEPGVYFIPALIDRWEAEKKFTEFINYDKVDEYRDFGGIRTEDNVLATPDGHRILGKPIPKTVEEVEETMK from the coding sequence ATGTTTGAAACTTCAGTTTATACTTCACGAAGGAAAAAACTTCGCCAGTTGATGCAGAACGGTCTTGTTCTGATAATGGGCAACCAGGATTCGCCTATGAGTTATCCCGGCAATGCATACCGTTTCAGGCAGGATAGCTCTTTTCTGTACTTTTTCGGATTGAACCTCCCCGGTCTTGCCGGTGTGATTGATTTGGACGAAGGGAAAGACATGCTTTTCGGCGACGATGTCACCCTTGAGGATATTATCTGGATGGGCCATCTGCCTTCGTTAAAGGAAAATGGTTCAAAAGTAGGCGTCAATATTGCATTCCCTTATGCAGAGCTTGAAAAAGTATTGTCTGAAGCAAAATCCAAGGGCAGGCCTATTCATTTCCTACCTCCATACAGGGCTGAACGCACCATCGAACTGGAAAGGCTTCTGGGTATTCCTCATGCTGAAGTCAAAAATCATGTTTCGGAACAGCTCATCAAGGCTGTGGTCAAACTGAGGCTGGTGAAGGACGAATTTGAAATCGCCGAGGTTGAAAATTACCTGAGCACGGCTACTTATGAAATGCACATGGCTGTCATGCACATGGCCAAACCCGGTGTTATTGAACGGACTATTGCCGGCTACATCGAAGGTATATCCCTCTCTTACGGCGGTACTGTTTGCTATCCGGTTATTCTGACCAGTCATGGCGAGACCATGCATATCCACTCTCATGACAATGTCCTTAAAAAAGGCGATTTATTGCTTATTGACGCCGGTGCCGAGACCCCGATGGGTTATGCCACCGATATTACCCGGACTATCCCTGTGGGCGGAAAATACAGCCAAAAACAAAAGGATATTTATAATGTTGTCCTGGCCGGACAACTGGGTGCCATCGCAGCCATCAAAGCAGGAGTCAAGTATATGGATGTCCATTTCACGGCTTCTAGGATCATCGCCCAGGGCTTGAAGGATCTAGGGCTGATGAAAGGCGATATTGACCAGGCTGTTCAGCAGGGCGCACATGCTCTTTTTTTCTCTCACGGGATTGGCCATTCACTTGGGCTTGATGTTCACGATATGGAAGACCTGGGCGAAGATTATGTGGGCTATGACGAAGAAACCCACCGCAGCAACATATTCGGCACAGCTTATCTCAGAATAGGAAAGAAACTGGAGGCCGGCAACATTGTTACCGTTGAACCCGGTGTTTACTTCATTCCTGCCCTGATCGACAGATGGGAAGCCGAAAAGAAATTTACCGAGTTTATCAATTACGATAAGGTTGATGAATACAGGGATTTCGGCGGTATCCGCACCGAAGACAATGTATTGGCTACCCCCGACGGACACAGGATTCTTGGCAAACCCATACCCAAAACCGTTGAGGAAGTTGAAGAAACGATGAAATAG
- the carB gene encoding carbamoyl-phosphate synthase (glutamine-hydrolyzing) large subunit, which translates to MEKVIKKVIVLGSGALKIGEAGEFDYSGSQALKALHEEGVSTVLINPNIATIQTSEGIADRIYFLPVTPFFVEQVIKKEKPDGILLSFGGQTALNCGIALFKNKVFEKYQVKVLGTPIQAIIDTEDREIFVDKLKEINIKTPHSLAVTNVEDAVKASKELGFPIIIRAAYALGGLGSGFCYNEDELVKLASKAFSYSKQILVEESLKGWKEIEYEVVRDCYDNCITVCNMENFDPLGIHTGESIVVAPSQTLSNAEYHKLRRISIEIIRHIGIVGECNVQYALDPNSEDYRVIEVNARLSRSSALASKATGYPLAFIAAKLALGYSLTELKNSITKTTSAFFEPALDYIVCKIPRWDLNKFIGVSKQIGSSMKSVGEVMAIGRTFEEVIQKGLRMIGQGMHGFVGNHDLEFKDIEKELAEPTDMRIFVIADAFEHGYTVEKIHELTKIDCWFLEKLRNIFDLKNEIGKYNTLEELPADLLLEAKKQGYSDFQIGRMIFKDFSRHIEEDIIAVRNCRKERNILPYVKQIDTLAAEYPAQTNYLYMTYSANEHDITYEHDNKSVVVLGSGAYRIGSSVEFDWCCVNALHTIKANGYRSVLINYNPETVSTDYDMCDRLYFDELTFERVLDILDLEGPKGVVISTGGQIPNNLAMRLHSQNINILGTSPLSIDNAEDRHKFSTMCDDLKIDQPRWSELTSMKDVRKFIDKVGFPVLIRPSYVLSGAAMNVVSNDEELVHFLKLAANVSKQYPVVISEFIENAKEIEIDAVAKNGELMVYAISEHIEFAGVHSGDATMVFPPQKIYFETVRRIKKISRKIAKALNISGPFNIQFLARDNDIKVIECNLRASRSFPFVSKVLKTNFIELATKIMLDIPVEKPDKSIFDLDYIGIKAPQFSFSRLQKADPVLGVDMVSTGEVACIGEDYYETLLKSMLSVGYTIPKKNILLSTGTARDKVELLACSKLLTERGFNLFATKGSAEYLKSNGVEVTALHWPDEKEQPNTLTYIKERKIDLVINVPKNLSKAELNNDYIIRRSAIDFNIPLLTNARLASAFLTAVCKIKPEDLPIRAWDEY; encoded by the coding sequence ATGGAAAAAGTGATAAAGAAAGTAATTGTTCTTGGTTCTGGTGCTTTAAAGATTGGTGAAGCTGGAGAGTTTGACTATTCTGGTTCGCAGGCACTTAAAGCCTTGCATGAAGAAGGAGTTTCTACAGTTTTGATAAATCCAAACATTGCTACCATACAAACTTCCGAAGGTATTGCTGACAGGATTTACTTTCTTCCCGTTACTCCTTTTTTTGTCGAACAGGTAATTAAAAAGGAGAAACCCGATGGTATTCTCCTTTCTTTTGGCGGCCAGACGGCATTAAACTGCGGTATCGCCCTGTTTAAAAATAAGGTTTTTGAAAAGTACCAGGTCAAAGTCCTGGGTACTCCTATCCAGGCCATTATTGATACTGAGGACAGGGAAATATTTGTTGACAAGCTGAAGGAAATAAATATTAAAACTCCTCACAGCCTTGCGGTGACTAATGTTGAAGATGCAGTAAAAGCTTCAAAGGAATTGGGTTTCCCGATTATCATCCGGGCTGCTTATGCACTGGGAGGACTGGGCAGTGGATTCTGTTATAATGAGGATGAACTCGTTAAATTGGCTTCGAAAGCTTTTTCTTATTCCAAACAGATTTTAGTCGAAGAATCACTCAAAGGATGGAAAGAAATTGAATATGAGGTTGTGCGCGACTGCTATGACAACTGCATCACGGTTTGTAACATGGAGAACTTCGATCCCCTGGGAATACATACCGGTGAAAGTATCGTGGTGGCTCCGTCGCAGACATTATCCAATGCAGAATATCATAAATTAAGAAGAATATCAATTGAAATAATCCGGCACATAGGCATTGTCGGCGAATGTAATGTCCAATATGCCCTTGATCCAAATTCAGAGGATTACAGGGTCATTGAGGTAAATGCAAGGCTTTCGCGTTCCAGTGCGCTGGCTTCCAAGGCAACCGGTTATCCTCTGGCTTTCATTGCAGCAAAGCTTGCTTTGGGATACAGTCTTACTGAATTGAAGAATTCTATTACCAAAACAACTTCTGCCTTCTTTGAACCTGCCCTCGATTATATTGTTTGCAAGATTCCCCGCTGGGACCTGAATAAATTCATCGGCGTTTCCAAGCAGATTGGAAGCAGCATGAAAAGTGTTGGCGAAGTAATGGCCATAGGCCGTACTTTCGAGGAAGTTATTCAGAAGGGACTTAGAATGATCGGGCAGGGAATGCACGGTTTTGTCGGGAATCATGACCTGGAATTTAAGGATATTGAAAAAGAACTGGCCGAACCTACCGATATGCGTATTTTCGTGATAGCCGATGCATTCGAACATGGCTACACCGTAGAAAAAATCCATGAGCTCACCAAAATCGACTGCTGGTTTCTGGAAAAACTACGTAATATTTTCGACCTGAAAAATGAAATCGGAAAATATAATACCCTGGAAGAGCTCCCTGCTGATTTATTGCTGGAGGCCAAAAAACAGGGCTATAGCGATTTCCAGATAGGACGTATGATATTTAAGGATTTTAGCCGTCATATTGAGGAAGATATCATTGCCGTAAGAAATTGCAGAAAAGAAAGGAACATTCTGCCTTATGTTAAGCAAATCGATACACTTGCTGCAGAATACCCTGCCCAGACCAATTACCTCTATATGACCTACAGTGCAAACGAGCACGATATCACTTACGAACATGACAATAAATCGGTTGTGGTTTTGGGTTCGGGCGCATACCGCATCGGCAGCAGTGTTGAGTTTGACTGGTGCTGCGTTAATGCCCTTCATACCATTAAAGCAAATGGTTACCGTTCCGTGCTGATTAATTACAATCCTGAAACGGTAAGTACCGATTATGATATGTGCGACCGGCTTTATTTTGATGAGTTGACCTTCGAACGTGTTCTGGATATCCTGGATCTGGAAGGCCCGAAAGGTGTTGTGATATCAACAGGCGGACAGATTCCAAACAACCTGGCCATGCGCCTGCATTCCCAGAATATTAACATCCTGGGTACTTCGCCTCTTTCTATTGACAATGCGGAGGACAGGCACAAGTTCTCAACGATGTGCGATGACCTGAAGATCGATCAGCCCCGTTGGAGCGAACTTACCAGCATGAAGGATGTCCGTAAGTTCATTGACAAAGTTGGTTTCCCGGTTCTGATCCGGCCTTCTTATGTACTTTCAGGTGCTGCAATGAATGTGGTTTCGAATGATGAGGAGCTGGTTCATTTCCTGAAGCTGGCGGCCAACGTTTCCAAGCAATATCCCGTGGTGATTTCCGAATTCATTGAAAATGCCAAGGAAATTGAAATTGATGCCGTAGCCAAAAATGGCGAGCTGATGGTTTATGCCATCTCCGAACACATCGAATTTGCAGGTGTACATTCGGGCGATGCAACCATGGTGTTCCCGCCACAAAAGATATATTTCGAAACGGTCAGAAGGATTAAGAAGATCAGCCGTAAAATAGCCAAAGCGTTAAATATTTCCGGCCCTTTCAATATTCAGTTCCTGGCCAGGGATAACGATATCAAGGTGATTGAATGTAACCTGAGGGCTTCCCGCAGTTTCCCCTTCGTGTCGAAGGTACTGAAGACCAATTTTATTGAACTGGCTACCAAGATCATGCTTGATATTCCGGTTGAAAAACCCGATAAATCCATATTCGACCTCGATTACATTGGTATCAAGGCACCGCAGTTCTCATTCTCCAGATTACAAAAAGCTGATCCTGTCCTGGGTGTGGATATGGTTTCAACCGGTGAGGTGGCCTGTATTGGTGAAGATTATTATGAAACCTTGCTGAAGTCGATGCTTTCCGTTGGTTATACGATTCCAAAGAAAAATATTCTGCTCTCTACCGGTACGGCCAGGGATAAGGTTGAACTGCTTGCCTGTTCGAAACTTTTGACAGAAAGAGGTTTTAATCTTTTTGCAACCAAAGGTTCTGCTGAATATCTCAAGAGCAACGGGGTAGAAGTAACTGCCCTGCATTGGCCTGATGAAAAGGAACAACCCAATACCCTGACTTACATCAAGGAAAGGAAAATTGATTTGGTGATCAATGTCCCGAAGAATCTTTCGAAAGCCGAATTGAACAACGATTATATCATTCGGCGAAGCGCCATAGACTTTAATATCCCCTTGCTGACCAATGCACGTTTGGCAAGTGCTTTCCTGACGGCTGTTTGTAAAATTAAACCGGAGGATCTGCCTATTAGAGCTTGGGATGAGTATTAG
- the carA gene encoding glutamine-hydrolyzing carbamoyl-phosphate synthase small subunit: MINSPKIKLVLEDGTEFAGKSFGYEGSVSGEVVFNTAMTGYPESLTDPSYKGQILILTYPLIGNYGVPENVKEDNLYKFYESYALHISALIISDYSFEYSHWNADKSLAEWLKRNKIPGIYGLDTRQLTKIIREKGTMLGKIIFEDQGDIEFYNPDKDNLVSQVSIKQKEVYGEGAYKILLVDCGVKYNIIRNLLKRDTTVIRVPWDYDFSNEEYDGLFITNGPGDPKMCTATIEHIRKALNEDKPIFGICLGNQLLALAAGADTYKLKYGHRSHNQPVILNGTKKAYITSQNHGFAIDNKTLPSDWEPLYINLNDNTNEGMRHKTKPFFSTQFHPEASSGPTDTEFLFDNFIDLIKKWKK, translated from the coding sequence ATGATCAATTCTCCAAAAATTAAGTTGGTTCTCGAAGACGGAACAGAGTTTGCAGGAAAGTCATTTGGTTATGAGGGCTCAGTTTCAGGCGAAGTTGTGTTCAATACCGCAATGACCGGTTATCCTGAGAGTTTGACTGACCCTTCTTACAAAGGGCAAATACTAATCCTTACTTATCCTTTGATTGGCAATTACGGGGTTCCCGAAAATGTCAAGGAAGATAATCTTTACAAATTTTACGAGTCGTATGCCTTGCACATTTCGGCCCTGATCATTTCTGATTATTCTTTCGAATATAGCCACTGGAATGCCGACAAAAGCCTGGCCGAATGGCTGAAGAGGAATAAGATCCCCGGGATTTACGGATTGGATACCCGTCAGCTTACCAAGATAATCCGGGAAAAAGGGACAATGCTGGGAAAGATCATTTTTGAAGACCAGGGTGACATTGAATTTTATAACCCGGATAAGGATAATCTGGTGAGCCAGGTGAGCATAAAGCAAAAAGAAGTTTATGGCGAGGGGGCTTATAAGATTTTGCTGGTTGATTGCGGTGTTAAGTACAACATCATCCGTAATTTATTGAAGCGCGATACTACTGTGATCCGTGTTCCCTGGGATTATGATTTCTCGAATGAGGAATATGACGGATTGTTTATCACCAATGGCCCCGGTGATCCCAAGATGTGCACTGCCACCATTGAGCACATCCGCAAGGCTTTGAATGAGGATAAGCCGATATTCGGCATCTGCCTGGGTAATCAATTGCTGGCGCTGGCTGCAGGTGCTGATACCTATAAGCTGAAATATGGCCATCGCAGCCACAATCAGCCGGTAATTCTTAATGGGACGAAGAAAGCTTATATTACTTCGCAAAACCATGGTTTTGCCATAGATAATAAAACTTTGCCTTCCGATTGGGAGCCTTTATATATCAATCTGAATGATAATACCAATGAAGGGATGCGTCATAAGACCAAACCTTTCTTTTCTACCCAGTTTCACCCTGAAGCTTCCAGCGGGCCTACGGATACTGAATTTTTGTTTGACAATTTTATTGATTTAATTAAGAAATGGAAAAAGTGA
- a CDS encoding DUF5106 domain-containing protein, producing MKKFVFCILVFAFAQICTSNLFSQGYEIKVKIKNLHNDTLILGHHFNKSMYPDDTLIVNKNGNGVFKKKKSLPGGMYLILLPTKNYFDILLSDNQTFSIENDTCNFLKNMKVTGSLDNQLFYDYQRLIVDKRDEAKSLQVKREQAKTPEEKTSYANQLKAIDQEVKNFRTKVLTENPNLFFTKFIKAVTEIEVPDFPRDAKGKVTDSTFQYRYYRSHYFDNFDVSDPRFLRTPFYEDKVKTYIEKVVPQVPDTLIPEVDMLIEKSRTSNELFRYMLVTMFNHFAASQIMGMDAVLVHIAEKYYIPEATWSDTSFISKLKKQIARIKPNLIGSIAPNIMMMNLPDDHFIKAKTDTALRSNVYAGNPVYLHNIKAKFLVMIFWEATCSHCQKAMPVMYDVYKKIRDKGGEVMAINILGGIEGKKKWVDYVNEHGLYGWMNVWNPYDFSFKDKYDIYSTPVIYVLDENKKIIAKRINPEQVEDIINFELKKKKNN from the coding sequence ATGAAGAAGTTTGTTTTTTGTATTCTCGTTTTTGCTTTCGCACAAATATGTACATCAAATCTATTTTCTCAAGGTTATGAAATTAAAGTCAAAATAAAAAACCTTCATAACGACACGCTGATCTTAGGCCATCATTTTAATAAATCCATGTATCCTGATGATACCCTGATCGTGAATAAAAACGGGAATGGCGTATTTAAGAAAAAGAAATCCCTGCCCGGGGGTATGTATTTGATCCTGTTGCCTACCAAAAATTATTTTGATATCTTATTAAGCGATAACCAGACTTTTTCTATAGAAAATGATACCTGTAATTTTTTAAAGAATATGAAAGTTACGGGTTCATTGGACAATCAGTTGTTTTATGATTATCAGCGCTTGATTGTCGATAAGCGTGATGAAGCAAAAAGCCTGCAGGTCAAAAGGGAACAGGCTAAAACCCCGGAAGAAAAAACTTCTTATGCAAATCAGCTTAAAGCTATAGACCAGGAGGTGAAAAATTTCAGGACAAAAGTTCTAACTGAAAATCCCAATCTATTTTTTACAAAATTCATAAAAGCGGTAACTGAGATTGAAGTTCCCGATTTCCCGAGGGATGCAAAGGGGAAAGTTACTGATTCCACTTTCCAGTACAGATATTACCGCAGTCATTATTTTGATAACTTTGATGTTTCGGATCCCCGGTTTTTACGTACTCCTTTTTATGAGGATAAAGTCAAAACCTACATTGAAAAGGTAGTTCCTCAGGTCCCAGATACCTTGATTCCTGAAGTGGATATGCTTATTGAAAAATCGCGTACGAGTAATGAATTGTTTCGTTATATGCTGGTAACCATGTTCAATCATTTTGCCGCCAGCCAGATCATGGGCATGGATGCGGTATTGGTCCATATTGCTGAAAAATATTATATACCTGAAGCTACCTGGAGCGATACCTCCTTTATCTCAAAGCTCAAAAAGCAGATTGCGCGGATAAAGCCTAATCTGATTGGAAGCATCGCCCCCAACATTATGATGATGAACCTGCCGGACGATCACTTTATAAAAGCCAAGACAGATACAGCCCTCCGGAGTAATGTATATGCCGGTAATCCGGTTTATCTGCATAATATTAAGGCAAAATTCCTGGTGATGATTTTCTGGGAGGCTACCTGCAGTCATTGTCAGAAAGCCATGCCTGTCATGTATGATGTTTACAAAAAGATCAGGGACAAAGGGGGCGAAGTGATGGCTATCAATATCCTGGGGGGCATTGAAGGCAAGAAGAAATGGGTGGATTATGTCAACGAGCATGGTTTATATGGCTGGATGAATGTCTGGAATCCTTATGATTTCAGTTTTAAGGATAAGTACGATATTTACAGCACGCCTGTGATCTACGTTCTGGATGAAAATAAAAAAATTATCGCCAAACGGATTAATCCCGAACAGGTTGAGGATATTATTAATTTTGAATTAAAAAAGAAAAAGAACAATTAA